Proteins encoded within one genomic window of Pseudodesulfovibrio senegalensis:
- a CDS encoding protoporphyrinogen/coproporphyrinogen oxidase has translation MKVKYLIIGAGPTGLGAANRLRELGEDSFAVLERLEHTGGLSASFTDPAGFTWDIGGHVIFSHYEYFDALLDDLLDGKYLEHQRESWVRACGTWVPYPFQNNIRHLPPETRWKCVQGLFEKNRPQEHPQNFGQWIDHVFGPGIAEVFLRPYNFKVWATPPDEMQYSWIGERVSVIELESVLKSIVLEQDDVGWGPNNTFRFPLTGGTGQIFRKLAERVQDAIHTQQSVAEVDAEARTVRTEQGLRVEYEYLLNTAPLDLLAGQWLCQRNEAMTRAAAGLSHNGVYVAGVGLDKRDHPANSRCWMYFPEDDAPFYRTTNFHNYSPNNVADPGNQLAFMCETSFSEHKPEDKNTLMQRTVDGLVNTTLLEPDRKDDLLTRWETSVGYGYPVPCLQRDEALREIQPRLERLGIFSRGRFGGWKYEVGNMDHSVMQGVEWAERMIQNTNEKTYSWE, from the coding sequence ATGAAGGTCAAATACCTGATCATCGGTGCCGGGCCCACGGGACTGGGCGCGGCCAACCGTCTCAGGGAACTGGGCGAGGATTCTTTTGCGGTGCTGGAACGCCTTGAACACACGGGCGGCCTTTCTGCCAGTTTCACGGATCCGGCCGGATTCACATGGGACATCGGCGGGCACGTGATCTTCTCCCACTACGAATATTTCGACGCATTGCTGGACGACCTGCTGGACGGCAAATACCTCGAACACCAGCGCGAATCATGGGTCCGGGCCTGCGGCACATGGGTGCCCTACCCGTTCCAGAACAATATTCGCCACCTGCCGCCGGAAACGCGCTGGAAATGCGTGCAGGGACTTTTCGAGAAAAACCGGCCGCAGGAACACCCGCAGAATTTCGGCCAGTGGATCGACCATGTTTTCGGTCCGGGCATTGCCGAGGTCTTTTTGCGTCCCTACAATTTCAAGGTCTGGGCCACGCCGCCGGACGAAATGCAGTATTCGTGGATCGGCGAGCGCGTCAGCGTCATCGAGCTGGAATCCGTGCTCAAGTCCATCGTGCTGGAACAGGACGACGTGGGCTGGGGCCCGAACAACACCTTCAGGTTTCCGCTCACGGGCGGCACCGGCCAGATATTCCGCAAATTGGCCGAACGCGTGCAGGACGCTATCCATACGCAGCAGTCCGTGGCCGAGGTGGACGCCGAAGCCAGAACCGTGCGCACCGAACAGGGCCTGCGCGTGGAATACGAATACCTTTTGAACACGGCCCCGCTGGACCTTTTGGCCGGGCAATGGCTTTGCCAGCGCAACGAGGCCATGACACGCGCGGCCGCCGGCCTCAGCCACAACGGCGTGTATGTTGCGGGCGTGGGGCTGGACAAACGGGATCATCCCGCCAATTCCCGCTGCTGGATGTATTTTCCCGAAGATGACGCGCCCTTCTACCGCACCACCAATTTTCACAACTACTCGCCCAACAACGTGGCCGACCCGGGCAACCAGCTCGCCTTCATGTGCGAGACCTCCTTTTCCGAACACAAGCCCGAGGACAAAAACACGCTCATGCAACGGACCGTGGACGGGCTGGTCAACACCACCCTGCTGGAACCGGACAGGAAGGACGACCTGCTCACACGATGGGAAACCAGCGTGGGTTACGGCTACCCCGTGCCCTGCCTGCAACGCGACGAGGCCCTGCGCGAAATCCAGCCGAGGCTGGAGCGGCTCGGCATATTCTCGCGCGGCCGGTTCGGCGGCTGGAAATACGAGGTGGGCAACATGGACCATTCGGTCATGCAGGGTGTGGAATGGGCGGAACGCATGATTCAGAACACAAACGAAAAAACCTACTCATGGGAATAA
- a CDS encoding M24 family metallopeptidase codes for MDTIIFEKRRHNLKKALAERKLPALLVSHAANRYYLSGFELHDGQCNESSGWVVVTADGPDYLFTDPRFTDAAKRLWPEQDTLIYTSKKHQEVGEFLKGKGVTAMGFDPTVTSLYDHEGLAPYVELTPVRDVVEGLRMYKDEEEIKRMQASVDLNHKIMRDIEQHLVPGATEKEIAWRIEKMFKDNGAEEMAFSSIVGVGRNAALCHAIPGEDVIRDGDLVLIDTGCRLNDYNSDQTRTFWVGDKPSDRFREVLEWVQGAQQAAIDMMRPGVSLHDGWKAAWDYFDKRGVAQYFNHGLGHGVGLETHEPPRMSRVAKGVMEPGMIITVEPGLYWDDWGGIRWEHEVLITEDGCRVL; via the coding sequence ATGGACACCATCATTTTCGAAAAACGGCGCCACAACCTGAAAAAAGCCCTTGCGGAACGCAAGCTCCCGGCCCTGCTGGTTTCCCACGCGGCCAACCGCTACTATCTGAGCGGCTTCGAGCTGCACGACGGCCAGTGCAACGAATCCAGCGGCTGGGTCGTGGTCACGGCGGACGGGCCGGACTACCTGTTCACAGACCCCCGGTTCACGGACGCGGCCAAACGGCTGTGGCCCGAACAGGACACGCTCATCTACACCAGCAAGAAGCATCAGGAAGTGGGCGAATTTCTCAAGGGCAAGGGTGTCACGGCCATGGGCTTCGACCCCACGGTGACCAGCCTGTACGACCACGAGGGGCTTGCTCCCTACGTGGAGCTGACCCCGGTGCGCGACGTGGTGGAAGGCCTGCGCATGTACAAGGATGAAGAGGAAATCAAACGCATGCAGGCATCTGTGGACCTGAACCACAAAATCATGCGCGACATCGAACAACATCTTGTTCCCGGCGCCACGGAAAAGGAAATCGCCTGGCGCATCGAAAAGATGTTCAAGGACAACGGTGCCGAGGAAATGGCCTTTTCCAGCATTGTGGGCGTGGGCCGCAACGCCGCGCTCTGCCACGCCATCCCCGGCGAGGACGTGATCCGCGACGGCGATCTGGTGCTCATCGACACGGGCTGCCGCCTGAACGACTACAATTCGGACCAGACCCGCACCTTCTGGGTGGGCGACAAGCCCTCCGACCGCTTCCGCGAGGTTCTGGAATGGGTGCAGGGCGCACAGCAGGCCGCCATCGACATGATGCGGCCCGGCGTTTCCCTGCACGACGGCTGGAAGGCCGCCTGGGACTATTTCGACAAACGGGGCGTGGCCCAATACTTCAACCACGGCCTCGGCCACGGCGTGGGGCTGGAAACCCACGAGCCGCCGCGCATGTCGCGGGTGGCCAAGGGCGTCATGGAGCCGGGCATGATCATCACCGTGGAGCCGGGCCTGTACTGGGACGACTGGGGCGGCATCCGCTGGGAGCACGAGGTGCTGATCACCGAGGACGGTTGCCGGGTTCTCTAG
- a CDS encoding PstS family phosphate ABC transporter substrate-binding protein: MKKSFIALVALIAMSIAATAFAGDIRVKGSTTVDPAMKKLVAAFSKMNPAVNFSISATGSGDGAKAIINGTADIGMMSRDMKSAEAKKCKANGVTPVQYVIALDCIVPIVHPSNTVEALTLDQIKGIYQDKIRNWKDVGGNSGVIALFSRETNSGTYEVWHKKVMKKEDEFDMVSRMPSNAAMAAKIAGNKKGIGYVGLGFLNDKIKGLKVNGIEANVANALNKSYPLSRGLNLYTAGQPTGEVKEFIDFIMSAKGQAIVAEVGFVPVK; encoded by the coding sequence ATGAAAAAGTCTTTTATCGCTCTTGTTGCTCTGATCGCCATGAGCATCGCCGCCACCGCCTTTGCCGGTGACATCCGCGTCAAGGGTTCCACCACCGTGGACCCGGCCATGAAAAAACTCGTTGCCGCCTTCAGCAAGATGAATCCGGCCGTCAACTTCTCCATTTCCGCCACCGGTTCCGGCGACGGCGCCAAGGCCATCATCAACGGCACCGCCGACATCGGCATGATGTCCCGCGACATGAAGTCCGCCGAAGCCAAGAAATGCAAGGCCAACGGCGTGACCCCGGTCCAGTACGTGATCGCCCTGGACTGCATCGTGCCCATCGTGCACCCCAGCAACACCGTGGAAGCCCTGACTCTTGACCAGATCAAGGGCATCTACCAGGACAAGATCCGCAACTGGAAGGACGTGGGCGGCAACAGCGGCGTCATCGCACTGTTCTCCCGCGAAACCAACTCCGGTACCTACGAAGTGTGGCACAAGAAGGTCATGAAGAAGGAAGATGAGTTCGACATGGTCTCCCGCATGCCTTCCAACGCCGCCATGGCCGCCAAGATCGCCGGCAACAAGAAGGGCATCGGCTACGTGGGTCTGGGCTTTTTGAACGACAAGATCAAGGGCCTGAAGGTCAACGGCATCGAAGCCAACGTTGCCAACGCCCTGAACAAGTCCTACCCGCTTTCCCGCGGCCTGAACCTCTACACCGCGGGGCAGCCCACGGGCGAAGTCAAGGAATTCATCGACTTCATCATGAGCGCCAAGGGCCAGGCCATCGTTGCCGAAGTCGGTTTCGTTCCCGTCAAGTAG